A genomic stretch from Vulpes lagopus strain Blue_001 chromosome 11, ASM1834538v1, whole genome shotgun sequence includes:
- the PPOX gene encoding protoporphyrinogen oxidase isoform X1, whose amino-acid sequence MGRTVVVLGGGISGLAAGYHLSRAPCAPKVVLVEGSERLGGWIRSVRGPGGAVFELGPRGIRPAGAPGARTLLLVSELGLDSEVLPVRGDHPAAQNRFLYVGGALHALPSGLRGLFRPSPPFSKPLFWAGLRELTMPRGKDPDETVHSFAQRRLGPEVASLAMDSLCRGVFAGNSRELSVRSCFPSLFQAEQSHRSVLLGLLLGAGHSPRPDSALIRQARAERWSQWSLRGGLETLPQALNTYLTSRGVSVLRGQPVCGLSLLPGGRWKVSLGDGSLEADHVISAVPASVLSKLLPAQAAPLAHALSAITAVSVAVVNLQYRGARLPVQGFGHLVPSSEDPGVLGIVYDSVAFPEQDGSPPGLRVTVMLGGSWLQTLEARGGLLSRELFQQQAQQAAATQLGLKEPPSHCLVHLHKNCIPQYTLGHWQKLEAATQFLASQRLPLTLAGASYEGVAVNDCIESGRRAAARVLGSESNS is encoded by the exons ATGGGCCGGACCGTGGTCGTGCTGGGCGGCGGCATCAGCGGCTTGGCCGCCGGTTACCACCTGAGCCGGGCCCCCTGCGCCCCCAAG GTGGTCCTGGTGGAGGGCAGCGAGCGCCTGGGAGGCTGGATCCGCTCGGTCCGAGGCCCCGGCGGTGCTGTCTTTGAACTTGGACCTCGAGGAATTCGGCCAGCGGGAGCCCCGGGAGCTCGGACCCTGCTCCTG GTCTCTGAGCTTGGCTTGGACTCAGAAGTGTTGCCTGTCCGGGGAgaccacccagctgcccagaaCAGATTCCTGTACGTGGGTGGCGCCCTGCATGCCCTGCCCTCTGGCCTCAG GGGGCTCTTCCGCCCTTCACCTCCCTTCTCCAAACCTCTGTTTTGGGCCGGGCTGAGGGAGTTGACCATGCCCCGAGGCAAAGACCCTGATGAGACCGTGCACAGTTTTGCCCAGCGCCGCCTTGGACCTGAG GTGGCGTCTCTGGCCATGGACAGTCTCTGCCGAGGCGTGTTTGCAGGCAACAGCCGGGAGCTCAGCGTCAGGTCCTGCTTTCCCAGTCTCTTCCAAGCTGAGCAAAGCCATCGTTCCGTtttgctggggctgctgctgggggcCG GGCACAGCCCTCGACCGGACTCAGCGCTCATTCGCCAGGCCCGAGCTGAGCGCTGGAGTCAGTGGTCACTCCGTGGAGGGCTGGAGACGTTGCCCCAGGCCCTTAACACCTACCTGACTAGTAGAGGGGTCAGTGTTCTCAGAGGCCAGCCTGTCTGTGGGCTCAGCCTCCTCCCTGGAGGCCGCTGGAAG GTATCTCTGGGGGACGGCAGCCTGGAGGCAGACCACGTGATTAGTGCTGTTCCAGCTTCAG TGCTCAGCAAGCTGCTCCCTGCCCAGGCTGCGCCTCTGGCTCATGCCCTGAGTGCCATCACTGCCGTGTCGGTGGCGGTGGTAAACCTCCAGTACCGAGGAGCTCGTCTGCCTGTGCAG gGATTTGGACATTTGGTGCCATCCTCAGAagacccaggtgtcctgggaatCGTGTATGACTCAGTTGCTTTTCCTGAGCAGGATGGGAGCCCCCCTGGCCTCCGAGTGACT GTGATGCTGGGAGGGTCCTGGTTACAGACGCTGGAAGCCAGGGGTGGTCTCTTATCTCGGGAGCTGTTCCAGCAGCAGGCACAGCAAGCAGCTGCCACCCAGTTAGGACTAAAGGAGCCACCAAGTCACTGCTTGGTCCACCTACACAAA aACTGCATACCCCAGTATACACTAGGCCACTGGCAAAAACTGG AGGCAGCCACCCAGTTCCTGGCTTCTCAGAGGTTGCCCTTGACTCTGGCCGGAGCCTCCTATGAGGGCGTTGCTGTCAATGACTGTATAGAGAGTGGACGGCGGGCGGCGGCTCGGGTCCTGGGCTCAGAATCTAACAGCTGA
- the USP21 gene encoding ubiquitin carboxyl-terminal hydrolase 21 yields MPQASEHRLGRTREPPVNVQPRVGSKLPFAPRARSKERRNPAPGPNSMLRPLPPRPGPPEERLKKLELGRGRTSGPRPRGPLRADHGVPLPGSPPPTVALPLPSRTNLARSKSVSSGDLRPMGIALGGHRGAGELGAALSRLALRPEPPTLRRSASLRRLGGFPGPPTLLSIRTEPPTSHGSFHVISARPSESFYSDDKMAHHTLLLGSGHVGLRNLGNTCFLNAVLQCLSSTRPLRDFCLRRDFRQEVPGGGRAQELTEAFADVIGALWHPDSCEAVNPTRFRAVFQKYVPSFSGYSQQDAQEFLKLLMERLHLEINRRGRRAPPILASSPAPAQPRRGGALLEEPELSDDDRANLMWKRYLEREDSKIVDLFVGQLKSCLKCQACGYRSTTFEVFCDLSLPIPKKGFAGGKVSLRDCFSLFTKEEELESENAPVCDRCRQKTRSTKKLTVQRFPRILVLHLNRFSASRGSIKKSSVGVDFPLQRLSLGDFASDKAGSPVYQLYALCNHSGSVHYGHYTALCRCQTGWHVYNDSRVSPVSENQVASSEGYVLFYQLMQEPPRCL; encoded by the exons ATGCCCCAGGCCTCTGAGCACCGCCTGGGCCGGACCCGAGAGCCACCTGTTAATGTCCAGCCACGAGTGGGATCCAAGCTACCATTTGCCCCGAGGGCCCGAAGCAAGGAGCGCCGAAACCCAGCCCCTGGGCCGAACTCCATGTTAAGACCTCTGCCTCCCCGGCCAGGTCCCCCCGAGGAACGGCTCAAGAAACTGGAGCTGGGACGGGGACGGACCTCAGGTCCTCGTCCCCGAGGACCCCTCCGGGCAGATCATGGAGTTCCCCTGCCTGGCTCACCACCCCCaactgtggctctgcctctcccttccagGACCAACCTAGCTCGTTCCAAGTCTGTGAGCAGTGGGGACTTGCGTCCTATGGGGATTGCCTTGGGAGGGCATCGTGGTGCTGGAGAGCTAGGGGCCGCGCTGAGCCGCCTGGCGCTCAGGCCTGAGCCTCCCACCCTGAGACGGAGCGCCTCTCTCCGCCGCCTCGGGGGCTTTCCTGGTCCCCCCACCTTGCTCAGTATACGGACGGAGCCCCCTACTTCCCATGGCTCCTTCCACGTCATATCTGCCCGGCCCTCTGAGTCTTTCTACTCCGATGACAAAATG GCTCATCACACACTGCTTCTGGGCTCTGGTCACGTTGGCCTCCGAAATCTGGGGAACACG TGCTTCCTGAATGCAGTGCTACAGTGTTTGAGCAGCACTCGGCCTCTTCGGGACTTCTGTCTGCGAAGGGACTTCCGGCAAGAGGTGCCTGGAGGGGGTCGAGCCCAAGAGCTCACTGAAG cctttgcagatgtgattggTGCCCTGTGGCACCCTGACTCCTGTGAAGCTGTGAATCCTACTCGATTCCGAGCTGTCTTCCAGAAATATGTTCCCTCCTTCTCTGGATACAG CCAGCAGGATGCCCAAGAGTTCCTGAAGCTCCTCATGGAGCGGCTGCACCTCGAAATCAACCGGCGGGGCCGCCGGGCTCCGCCAATCCTGGCCAGCAGTCCAGCTCCCGCCCAGCCCCGTCGTGGAGGAGCTCTGCTAGAAGAACCTGAGTTGAG TGATGACGACAGAGCCAACCTAATGTGGAAGCGTTACCTGGAGCGAGAAGACAGCAAGATTGTGG ACCTGTTTGTGGGCCAGTTGAAAAGTTGTCTCAAGTGCCAGGCCTGTGGGTATCGCTCCACGACCTTCGAGGTTTTTTGTGACCTGTCCCTGCCCATCCCCAAG aaaggATTTGCCGGGGGCAAGGTGTCTCTGCGGGATTGTTTCAGCTTGTTCACCAAGGAAGAAGAGCTAGAGTCCGAGAATGCTCCA GTGTGTGACCGGTGTCGGCAGAAAACGCGAAGTACCAAAAAGTTGACCGTACAAAGATTCCCCCGAATCCTCGTGCTTC ATCTTAATCGCTTTTCCGCCTCCCGAGGCTCCATCAAGAAAAGTTCGGTAGGTGTAGACTTCCCGCTGCAGCGACTGAGCCTGGGGGATTTTGCCAGTGACAAAGCCG GAAGCCCCGTGTACCAGCTGTACGCCCTCTGCAACCACTCGGGCAGTGTCCACTACGGCCACTACACAGCCCTGTGCAGGTGCCAGACTGGTTGGCATGTCTACAACGACTCTCG CGTGTCCCCTGTCAGTGAAAACCAGGTGGCGTCCAGCGAGGGCTACGTGCTGTTCTACCAACTGATGCAGGAGCCACCCCGGTGCCTGTGA
- the PPOX gene encoding protoporphyrinogen oxidase isoform X2 codes for MPRGKDPDETVHSFAQRRLGPEVASLAMDSLCRGVFAGNSRELSVRSCFPSLFQAEQSHRSVLLGLLLGAGHSPRPDSALIRQARAERWSQWSLRGGLETLPQALNTYLTSRGVSVLRGQPVCGLSLLPGGRWKVSLGDGSLEADHVISAVPASVLSKLLPAQAAPLAHALSAITAVSVAVVNLQYRGARLPVQGFGHLVPSSEDPGVLGIVYDSVAFPEQDGSPPGLRVTVMLGGSWLQTLEARGGLLSRELFQQQAQQAAATQLGLKEPPSHCLVHLHKNCIPQYTLGHWQKLEAATQFLASQRLPLTLAGASYEGVAVNDCIESGRRAAARVLGSESNS; via the exons ATGCCCCGAGGCAAAGACCCTGATGAGACCGTGCACAGTTTTGCCCAGCGCCGCCTTGGACCTGAG GTGGCGTCTCTGGCCATGGACAGTCTCTGCCGAGGCGTGTTTGCAGGCAACAGCCGGGAGCTCAGCGTCAGGTCCTGCTTTCCCAGTCTCTTCCAAGCTGAGCAAAGCCATCGTTCCGTtttgctggggctgctgctgggggcCG GGCACAGCCCTCGACCGGACTCAGCGCTCATTCGCCAGGCCCGAGCTGAGCGCTGGAGTCAGTGGTCACTCCGTGGAGGGCTGGAGACGTTGCCCCAGGCCCTTAACACCTACCTGACTAGTAGAGGGGTCAGTGTTCTCAGAGGCCAGCCTGTCTGTGGGCTCAGCCTCCTCCCTGGAGGCCGCTGGAAG GTATCTCTGGGGGACGGCAGCCTGGAGGCAGACCACGTGATTAGTGCTGTTCCAGCTTCAG TGCTCAGCAAGCTGCTCCCTGCCCAGGCTGCGCCTCTGGCTCATGCCCTGAGTGCCATCACTGCCGTGTCGGTGGCGGTGGTAAACCTCCAGTACCGAGGAGCTCGTCTGCCTGTGCAG gGATTTGGACATTTGGTGCCATCCTCAGAagacccaggtgtcctgggaatCGTGTATGACTCAGTTGCTTTTCCTGAGCAGGATGGGAGCCCCCCTGGCCTCCGAGTGACT GTGATGCTGGGAGGGTCCTGGTTACAGACGCTGGAAGCCAGGGGTGGTCTCTTATCTCGGGAGCTGTTCCAGCAGCAGGCACAGCAAGCAGCTGCCACCCAGTTAGGACTAAAGGAGCCACCAAGTCACTGCTTGGTCCACCTACACAAA aACTGCATACCCCAGTATACACTAGGCCACTGGCAAAAACTGG AGGCAGCCACCCAGTTCCTGGCTTCTCAGAGGTTGCCCTTGACTCTGGCCGGAGCCTCCTATGAGGGCGTTGCTGTCAATGACTGTATAGAGAGTGGACGGCGGGCGGCGGCTCGGGTCCTGGGCTCAGAATCTAACAGCTGA
- the B4GALT3 gene encoding beta-1,4-galactosyltransferase 3, translated as MLRRLLERPCTLALLVGSQLAVMMYLSLGGFRSLSALFGREQGPTFDYSHPHDVYSNLSHLPGAPVAPGGPPAPQGLPYCPERSPLLVGPVSVSFSPVPSLAEIVERNPRVEPGGRYRPAGCEPRSRTAIIVPHRAREHHLRLLLYHLHPFLQRQQLAYGIYVIHQAGNGTFNRAKLLNVGVREALRDEEWDCLFLHDVDLLPENDHNLYVCDPRGPRHVAVAMNKFGYSLPYPQYFGGVSALTPDQYLKMNGFPNEYWGWGGEDDDIATRVRLAGMKISRPPTSVGHYKMVKHRGDKGNEENPHRFDLLVRTQNSWTQDGMNSLTYRLLARELGPLYTNITADIGTDPRGPRTPSGPRYPPGSSQAFRQEMLQRRPPARPGPLPTANHTAPHGSH; from the exons ATGTTGCGGAGGCTGCTGGAGCGGCCCTGCACACTGGCCCTGCTGGTGGGCTCCCAGCTGGCTGTCATGATGTACCTGTCACTGGGGGGCTTCCGGAGCCTCAGTGCCCTATTTGGCCGAGAGCAGGGGCCGACATTTGACTATTCTCATCCCCATGATGTCTACAGTAACCTCAGTCACCTACCGGGGGCCCCTGTTGCCCCAGGGGGCCCTCCAGCTCCTCAAGGCCTGCCCTACTGTCCAGAACGATCTCCTCTTTTAG TGGGTCCCGTGTCCGTGTCCTTTAGCCCAGTGCCGTCGCTGGCAGAGATTGTAGAGAGGAATCCCCGTGTGGAACCGGGGGGCCGGTACCGTCCCGCAGGGTGTGAACCCCGCTCCCGAACAGCCATCATTGTGCCCCACCGTGCCCGTGAGCACCACCTGCGCCTGCTGCTCTACCACTTGCACCCCTTCCTGCAGCGCCAGCAGCTTGCTTATGGCATCTATGTCATCCACCAG GCTGGAAATGGAACATTTAACAGGGCTAAGCTGCTAAACGTTGGTGTGCGGGAGGCCCTGCGTGATGAGGAGTGGGACTGCCTGTTTTTGCACGACGTGGACCTCCTGCCTGAGAACGATCACAATCTGTACGTGTGTGACCCCCGAGGACCCCGGCATGTTGCTGTTGCCATGAACAAGTTTGGATACAG CCTCCCGTACCCCCAGTACTTTGGAGGAGTCTCGGCGCTCACCCCTGACCAGTACCTGAAGATGAACGGCTTCCCCAACGAATACTGGGGCTGGGGTGGTGAGGATGATGACATTGCTACCAG GGTACGTCTGGCTGGAATGAAGATCTCTCGGCCCCCCACATCAGTGGGGCACTACAAGATGGTGAAGCATCGAGGAGATAAGGGCAATGAGGAAAACCCTCACAG ATTTGACCTCCTGGTCCGTACCCAGAATTCCTGGACACAAGATGGGATGAACTCACTGACATACCGACTGCTGGCTCGAGAGCTGGGCCCTCTCTATACCAACATCACAGCAGACATTGGAACTGACCCTCGGGGCCCCCGGACTCCCTCTGGTCCCCGTTACCCACCTGGTTCCTCCCAGGCCTTCCGTCAAGAGATGCTGCAGCGCCGGCCCCCGGCCAGGCCTGGCCCTCTGCCTACTGCCAACCACACAGCCCCCCACGGTTCACACTGA
- the UFC1 gene encoding ubiquitin-fold modifier-conjugating enzyme 1: MADEATRRVVSEIPVLKTNAGPRDRELWVQRLKEEYQSLIRYVENNKNADNDWFRLESNKEGTRWFGKCWYIHDLLKYEFDIEFDIPVTYPATAPEIAVPELDGKTAKMYRGGKICLTDHFKPLWARNVPKFGLAHLMALGLGPWLAVEIPDLIQKGVIQHKEKCNQ; this comes from the exons ATGGCGGACGAGGCCACCCGGCGTGTGGTGTCTGAGATCCCGGTGCTGAAGACTAACGCCGGACCTCGAGATCGTGAGTTGTGGGTGCAGCGACTCAAGGAGGAATACCAGTCCCTCATCCGG TATGTGGAGAACAACAAGAATGCGGACAATGATTGGTTCCGACTGGAGTCCAACAAGGAAGGGACTCG GTGGTTTGGAAAATGCTGGTACATCCATGACCTGCTCAAATACGAGTTTGACATTGAGTTTGAC ATTCCTGTCACATATCCTGCTACTGCTCCAGAAATTGCAGTTCCTGAACTGGATGGAAAAACAGCAAAGATGTACAG GGGTGGCAAAATATGCCTGACTGACCACTTTAAGCCTTTGTGGGCCAGGAACGTGCCCAAGTTTGGGCTAGCTCATCTTATGGCTCTGGGG CTGGGTCCATGGCTGGCAGTGGAAATCCCTGATCTGATTCAGAAGGGCGTGATTCAGCATAAAGAGAAATGCAACCAATGA